One genomic window of Haloferax mediterranei ATCC 33500 includes the following:
- a CDS encoding protein-L-isoaspartate O-methyltransferase family protein: MDYSVLREDMVDGLEHSLGPLPEAVGLAMRSVPRHEFVTDSPYQNRPTEHRETNTTILAPTTVARLLSALDPEPDDNVLVVGAGVGYTAAVLAEIVGDSRVHAVDITRKLVYEARENLQRAGYEGVLVDCRDGAEGLSDYAPFDRILVEASAVRPPRRLLSQLADGGRLVMPKGVGEQTLVAIEDGEVAETFGPLTFKPLLVDGEQTGSIVRNRTRREDPEYEGRSWHAGHGWEQDWIDWEARR, encoded by the coding sequence ATGGACTACTCGGTGCTGCGCGAAGACATGGTCGACGGGTTGGAGCACTCGCTCGGCCCGCTCCCCGAGGCTGTTGGCCTCGCGATGCGCAGTGTCCCGCGCCACGAGTTCGTCACCGACTCGCCGTATCAGAACCGCCCGACCGAACACCGCGAGACGAATACGACCATCCTCGCGCCGACGACAGTCGCCCGCCTGCTCTCTGCGCTCGACCCCGAACCGGACGACAACGTGCTCGTCGTCGGTGCGGGCGTCGGGTACACAGCCGCCGTCCTCGCCGAAATCGTCGGCGACTCCCGCGTTCACGCGGTGGACATCACGCGGAAGCTGGTCTACGAAGCCCGCGAAAACCTCCAGCGGGCGGGCTACGAAGGCGTTCTCGTGGACTGCCGAGACGGTGCGGAGGGGCTATCTGACTACGCACCGTTCGACCGCATTCTCGTCGAAGCCTCGGCGGTCAGGCCACCACGGCGGCTTCTCTCACAACTCGCCGACGGCGGCCGACTGGTCATGCCGAAAGGTGTCGGTGAGCAGACGCTCGTCGCTATCGAAGACGGTGAGGTGGCGGAGACATTCGGCCCACTCACGTTCAAGCCCTTGCTCGTCGATGGTGAACAGACCGGCAGCATCGTCCGAAATCGGACGCGCCGTGAAGACCCCGAGTACGAGGGCCGCAGCTGGCACGCCGGGCACGGGTGGGAACAAGACTGGATTGACTGGGAAGCGCGTCGCTGA
- a CDS encoding HVO_0476 family zinc finger protein — protein MSLPDAGERVPLSCPSCSPDEPTVHEVLKPGGHSTVRCTECGQVHKEKVELPDEIDMNVVVSQDGSSVSTDVSAPAEATIALGEEFIVDTAEAIQLVRITGIEVSAEERAEEAMVKDTKTVWTRVVDNVGVNVTIHPKDGKREETRSVTVNVPGDYEFVVGETESFGDEEVEIEGLVVRSDAPEYRHGKLDHPGDMVYAKDAKRVYARDQTSSAWSAW, from the coding sequence ATGAGCCTACCCGACGCCGGCGAACGCGTCCCCCTCTCCTGTCCGTCGTGTTCGCCCGACGAACCCACCGTTCACGAGGTGCTGAAGCCCGGCGGTCACTCGACCGTCCGGTGTACCGAATGTGGCCAAGTCCACAAAGAGAAAGTCGAACTCCCCGACGAAATCGACATGAACGTCGTCGTCTCGCAGGACGGGTCGTCCGTCTCGACGGACGTCTCCGCCCCCGCCGAAGCGACCATCGCCCTCGGCGAGGAGTTCATCGTCGACACAGCCGAGGCGATTCAACTCGTCCGCATCACGGGCATCGAAGTCAGTGCCGAAGAGCGCGCCGAGGAAGCGATGGTGAAAGACACAAAGACCGTCTGGACCCGCGTGGTCGACAACGTCGGCGTGAACGTCACCATCCATCCGAAGGATGGCAAGCGTGAGGAGACCCGGAGCGTCACCGTCAACGTCCCCGGCGACTACGAGTTCGTCGTCGGCGAGACGGAGTCCTTCGGCGACGAAGAAGTGGAAATCGAAGGTCTCGTCGTCCGCTCGGACGCCCCCGAATACCGCCACGGTAAACTCGACCACCCCGGCGATATGGTGTACGCGAAGGATGCAAAGCGCGTCTACGCCCGCGACCAGACCTCGTCGGCGTGGTCCGCTTGGTAA
- a CDS encoding class I SAM-dependent methyltransferase has translation MPTRDRSQSSVESLALLWAARESGVIDALTTSAGTAETVADIAGIEPRAARITVEALASMGFIKRVDDEYEITNRALGFLAKRDVRSIGRLPHVLDSFSLYTELPEAMATGEPPAFPDDWLRNRLGAHDATDESVVRACVTAAVREASNATRVLDLAGASGAFAREFLARGHDVTFLDDPETVEVVRPLLSRAGVELVAGDPREPPVSGFDLVFVGDAFAGRDPAEAESLVAGAYDALEPGTVAVFVDTLHGRCSTAATTRRAVDSLATGCGDLYGESAVRSWVESAGFDRQTVRDVPGTGLQAVVAERAVD, from the coding sequence ATGCCTACCCGCGACCGGTCACAGTCGTCGGTCGAATCGCTTGCGTTACTCTGGGCTGCCCGCGAGAGCGGCGTCATCGACGCACTCACGACCAGTGCCGGAACTGCCGAGACCGTTGCCGATATCGCCGGTATCGAACCGCGTGCGGCCCGCATCACCGTCGAAGCGCTAGCCTCGATGGGCTTCATCAAGCGCGTCGACGACGAGTACGAAATCACGAATCGCGCCCTCGGCTTTCTCGCCAAGCGCGACGTTCGCTCTATCGGTCGCCTCCCGCACGTACTCGACTCGTTCTCGTTGTACACCGAGTTGCCGGAGGCGATGGCGACCGGCGAGCCGCCAGCGTTCCCCGACGACTGGCTTCGAAACCGACTTGGCGCACACGACGCCACCGACGAGTCGGTCGTCCGGGCGTGCGTGACTGCCGCGGTCCGCGAGGCATCCAATGCGACCCGCGTCCTCGACCTCGCGGGCGCGTCGGGGGCCTTCGCCCGCGAGTTCCTCGCTCGCGGCCACGACGTAACGTTTCTAGACGACCCCGAGACGGTCGAGGTCGTCCGGCCGCTCCTCTCGCGCGCCGGTGTCGAACTCGTCGCAGGCGACCCGAGGGAGCCGCCGGTCTCCGGGTTCGACCTCGTGTTCGTCGGCGACGCGTTCGCGGGACGCGACCCTGCGGAGGCTGAATCGCTTGTCGCGGGCGCGTACGATGCTCTCGAACCCGGCACCGTGGCCGTCTTCGTCGACACGCTTCACGGGCGGTGTTCGACCGCAGCGACGACCCGACGCGCCGTCGACTCACTCGCCACTGGCTGCGGCGACCTGTACGGCGAGTCGGCGGTTCGTTCGTGGGTGGAATCTGCCGGATTCGACCGCCAAACGGTTCGAGACGTGCCCGGGACGGGCTTGCAGGCGGTCGTCGCCGAACGTGCGGTTGATTAG
- a CDS encoding PQQ-binding-like beta-propeller repeat protein produces the protein MPSPTRRQFLAALGSVGVVSTAGCVSVDRPSHEGRWPREPNTYVTDTDGPGWNTEIAWSSETRGGPSPTMPVVADGSVYHLDSRTANHEHSGGTWLAEFDAGNGEKRWETRLWETDEYYYFYHLGPPVLDGDRLFAQTHGGVKAISTDGEILWTFRNFGTGHLAPDSTPPIVTDELVVVGSYGTWRKAVPEQLYALDRESGDVVWSHEFGMNDHFWQLTRNGDTFFAPLSAENSRLLELDISTGETIRQYSVSPVSSVTLTENLVITPVRRGPRTFALVAFARDTTEIQWQNDADVFEAEIVVNGDRFYHSHVGELTARRTDTGEVLWQVGGPSEDIVINADSTPVIAGDSLYIAASRFLGERKGYGRIILVLDPETGSERGHLVPWPDTNSWFSTPAIVDGAMYLDSRHGLVCLEDCAADAFGHCLLG, from the coding sequence ATGCCCTCCCCGACTCGCCGTCAGTTTCTCGCCGCGCTCGGGTCGGTCGGTGTTGTATCGACCGCCGGGTGCGTGTCTGTAGACCGACCCTCTCACGAGGGGCGGTGGCCGCGCGAGCCAAACACCTACGTTACCGACACCGACGGGCCGGGATGGAATACAGAGATCGCGTGGTCCAGTGAAACACGCGGTGGGCCCTCTCCGACGATGCCTGTTGTTGCCGACGGAAGCGTCTACCACCTCGATTCACGTACGGCTAACCACGAACATTCCGGCGGGACGTGGCTCGCCGAATTCGACGCAGGGAACGGGGAGAAGCGGTGGGAGACACGACTGTGGGAAACGGACGAATATTACTACTTCTATCATCTGGGGCCGCCAGTTCTCGATGGAGATCGACTATTTGCTCAGACTCACGGCGGTGTCAAGGCCATCTCGACGGATGGAGAAATCCTCTGGACGTTTCGAAATTTCGGTACGGGCCACCTCGCCCCCGACAGCACACCACCCATCGTCACCGACGAACTCGTCGTCGTGGGGTCGTATGGCACGTGGAGAAAAGCGGTTCCGGAGCAACTGTACGCTCTCGACCGTGAATCCGGCGACGTGGTGTGGTCACACGAGTTCGGGATGAACGACCACTTTTGGCAACTGACGCGAAACGGAGATACGTTCTTCGCCCCGTTGTCCGCCGAAAACAGCCGCCTTTTGGAACTCGATATCTCGACCGGAGAAACGATTCGACAGTACAGCGTGTCGCCGGTATCGTCTGTGACACTCACCGAGAACCTAGTCATCACACCGGTTCGGCGTGGTCCCCGGACGTTCGCTCTTGTCGCGTTCGCACGAGACACGACCGAAATTCAGTGGCAAAACGACGCCGACGTGTTCGAAGCGGAAATCGTCGTGAACGGCGACCGATTCTATCACTCACACGTCGGCGAACTCACGGCCCGACGAACTGATACCGGGGAGGTACTGTGGCAGGTTGGCGGTCCCAGCGAAGATATCGTAATCAATGCCGATTCGACGCCGGTCATCGCAGGTGATTCCCTCTATATTGCCGCCAGCCGGTTCCTTGGCGAGCGGAAAGGGTACGGGAGGATTATCCTCGTCCTCGACCCCGAAACAGGGTCAGAACGCGGTCATCTCGTCCCGTGGCCCGATACAAATTCGTGGTTCTCAACACCTGCCATCGTAGATGGTGCGATGTATCTCGACAGCAGACATGGACTCGTCTGCCTCGAAGAC